The stretch of DNA AGCTCAACGATTACGGGACGATTAATCGTCTGATTCAGAACGGTGAGAGGTTTCTGCATTACATCCACCAGGAAACCCCATAAATCCAGGGACTATTTGAAGCTAACTACGACCGTCTTACAGAAATGCGCCGATCGTAGGTGCATCCAAACGATCCATATCATAAGCAATTATGCCCTCTCTCATGCCTCTGGCATCAAGTTTCCATCCATTGATATGAGCTATCAGAGATGCTCTCCACAGAACATCTAGTGCTGAAGTGGCTATCATGCCATAGTAAGCATTTGCGAGATAATCCTCATAGCCATAGTCGTCTACTAAATAATAGGTATAGCCCATTGAGCTGTCTCTGTTATTGAGCGTGTTTAGGTAATCAAGGAATATCTGTACGCCGTCACCTTCGGGTGACAGAAGCTCTACTTTCTGAGGATCAATCTTTCCTGCCGGGGTCAAAACACCATCGTCGCCCATAATCGCCCATTCAATTTCATTATCCTCTGCCATGAATACGTTCCATCTGTTGAGAGGGTCGCAGTATATGGGAGCTGAATAGATGTCTTCGGCAATGAGTGATTCCATTCCAGTTTCCATCGTTGAAATTTCCAGATCTTTCTTTGAATATTCTCTGCCTTCAACGTCGTCTGGGAGTTCCATTTCCTCATCTTCGCAGGACATGTCTAGAATCTTGGCAAGATACTGCAGACTTATCATCTGAGGGATCTTTTCTTTGACTTTTTTACGTAGATAATCCGGGCTCCTGTATGTACCTGCGTCTTTGCAGTTAACCTCAAATTCCTGATAGACCTCTTTTGATTGAGCCAGGTATTCTCTGAGCTCATCTATGTGATCTGAGACCATATTTGCTCCTACCACCAGAGCATCTTCCCCGGTCTTTCCCCAGACTCCACGGCATGACAGATCCAACTCTACCTGTATCCTGTCTCCTGAGTACAAGTGGAACGGAAACTGTCTGCAGTAATGTGGTCTATTGTTGTATATGGTGCATCTTCTATTTGGAGCTAGAAATATGCATGGCCCTTCCTTATTCTTAAGGGCCAGAGCTGTATATCTATGAGGTTCTGTCTTCTGAACTATGTTTTTTGGATAGTTCTTTTTGAAGAACGGAACTTCTTCAGGCAACACTTCTGCTTGGCACAGGCAGCACAGTCCGCACTCCTCATAACAGGTAAACATCTTGCCTTCAAGCTCAGATAAATCTACATCAAGATTTTGAATAGACAATTACATCCTTCCCAGCTCTGTCTCCGACGATGCTCCCCTCTTCGATGAGCAGATCTCCTCCAAGCATCACGGCCTGTGGAAATAGAGCATCAAATCCTTCAAACAAGCTCCAGCCGCACTTGCTATGCAGGTTCTTAACCTTTATGGCTTCCACGCGCCCTGGATTGACAATCATGAAGTCTGCGTCTTTTCCCAGCTCTATCGAGCCTTTATTTAGGTTGAATATTTCTGCTGGTTTTTCTGAGACTGCGTTAACAAATCTCTCTAATGGAAACTGCCCCTTTTTCACCATTGCAAGAAGAACAGGAACTGATGTTTCTACGCCAGGCATTCCTGAAGGTGCATAGCTGAATTCCTGTTCCTTATCCTCGATGGTATGAGGTGCATGATCTGATCCAATCATGCTTATTCTTCCATCTATCAGAGCTTTCATGAGTGCAAAACGGTCATTTCTGCTTCTCAAAGGCGGATTGACTTTGGCGTATGTACTATTTTCAATGCTGTCCTTATCGAAAAATAAATGATGTGCTGTAACTTCAGAAGTGAAATTTGTGGCTTGCAGTGCATCGAGGCCTGCCGAAGAGGACACATGACAAATATTGACTTTGCAGTCTGATTCTTTAAGCCTGTTTATTGCCGTCGCTTCAGCTTCAGGAGGTCTGTTTTTTGCATGATCTGAAATGTTTTTTTCCGGGTCTTTTTTAATCAGATTTTCATCTTCTGCATGTACACTGAGTACTTTGTTGCATTCTTTTGCATCTGCCAGAATCTTCTGAATGTCTGATTCTTCTGTAACCAGCAGCTTTCCTGTTGACGATCCCATAAACAACTTGAAGCCGACGGCATAGTGAGCCATACTCTTAAGGTCAGATCCAGGAACGCAGCCTGCAAAAAGACCATAGTCTACCCATGATTTCTTTGAGATCTGCTCCTTCTTTTCCAGAAGTGAATTCTTAGATACAGCGGGAGGAACTGTATTCGGCATATCCAAAACACAAGTGACACCTGCAAATGCCGCCGCCAGAGAGCCTGTTGAAAAATCTTCCTTATCGGTCAGTCCAGGGTCTCTGAAATGTACATGAGGATCAATCGAGCCAGGGAAGATTATACTGTCTTTGAAATTGATGCGGTCATCTCCTTTGAGGTTTTTTCCTATTTCAGAGATCTTGCCGTTGTCTATGCCTATGCACCAATTGGCTATGCTGCCTTTGACATATGCCCGGCCTTCAATTACCAGTTCACTCATTGCCCCTCATACCTCCTGATGTCTCCGCTTGGTGATGTTTCAGAGAAAATCTCTGCTTGAAATTTGAATACTCTTGTTTCAAGGCTTTTCCATGCCTTTGATCTGAGGCCGGCTTTAGCGCAGGCATGTGATAGAAATTCTTCAGAATCCCAGCCCCATTCTGTTGCCACCTGCGGAAGTAGAAGGCCTTTGTAATATCCCTGTTCTACAATCAAGCCGTCCTTTCCTATTTCTACCGCACCCGGTCTGTCCTCCGGTGCGACTGACAGAAGTTCTGGAATTGTCAATATAGATACTTCCACCGTAATAGTTTCCTCATCAGTGAGATCATTGAATCTAGGGTCATGGCATGCACTCTCAGCAGCCATTATTATTGCGTCTGCCAGCGGGTACACAGGCTCCGAGAATCCTATGCATCCCCTCAGTTCTCCGTCTGGATAAGTCTTCAGGGTTACAAACACTCCTCTTTTTTCATTAAACAGGGGAGAAGTATTTTCCACGTTTACTTTACCATTGCTGATTTCAGCATCCACCGCGCTTCTGGCTAGTTGGACTGCGAATATTCCTTCGTCTTCGTCCATGACGATACAATATGCATATTTCTGATAACAATCTGCCGATGGCCGCCGGGCCCACCGGTCAAGATATTTGTACCTCTTGAATGCAAAATTGACTTCATGGTATTCGAATCCAACATCCGTGTTTCTGACATCATGGTAGAGCCCGTCACTTGTGTAAGAGATTCTACCGTGAGGGAAGCTGCAACATTGATGAACTCTGCAAACAGCCGCGGAATCGTCATTATTGATAAAAATAATCCTGTAGGCATACTTACTGAAACTGATTTTGTTGAAAAAATTGCTGCTGAACGCAGAGATCCCGAATCAACTCTGGTATGCGATATCATGACTTCTCCTGTGATAACCGCTGCTCCAGAAGAGCTGCTTTCATCCACGGGCAAGAAAATGTCCAGCATGAAAATCCGATGTATGCCAGTTATTGCAAATGGTGAATTGATTGGTATAGTTTCAGAAGGTGATCTGGCAAAACTGGCGCCTATTCTAATTGAAAATGCTGCTGAACGGAGCGGCATTTGTTCCGATGCTCGTTTTGAAAGAGATCCAGTCTCATTAGCTGGTTATTGTGAAAACTGCGAAAATTATTCGTATGATCTGAGGCAGACAGGGGCGGTTTCCGGTCGAGGTCCCCTGTTGTGTGCCGAATGCAGAGATTTGTTTGTAAAAGATCCAATTGATTAGGAAAATTCAATTTTTTTCAAACCCTTCTCTTCTTTTTCTTCTGTTTTTGGCTCATCGCCTGCCTGCGATGGATTGGTGGCCGCATGAGCTATGGTTTTTACCAATGTAACTGTTTCTTTCCTAACCACTTCGTATTGATTTTTAACTTCCTGAGGAACAAGACCTTTGGGTATTACCGAGTCTACTGCAAGAATCATTTCTGTGGTAGCCCTCATAACATGATGTCTGGCTTCCGGAGGGAATAAGACATTGACTACCCTTTCAATGTCTTTTTTCAGGTCCGAATCATGTGGTGTGTATGTCTCATCACTCTGCTGGTTTTCGTTCTCCACTTACATCATCTCCCGGGAACATTATTCTTAACATGCCGTCCGTAAATTCTGCTTTTTCTGGCTCTTTCTGTATGAATGTAAATGGTAGAGACATCGATCTACGGTACTGGCCTGCTTCTACTACAAGGCTGTCCGAGGATTTATAGAGTTGCACTTTTTCTTTTGGCATGAATGGCAGCCTCAGTGCGATTATGTCCTTTCCATTCTCGCTGTATATCTCAATTGGTCTTTCGGTTGTAAATCTGCTTGTCGGATCTTCATCTTGGAATAGCATATCCCCAAGATATTCCAGCGACTTCATTCCCACGAGTTCTACAGGCAGCTGCTGGGCCTTCAGCATTTTTAAGGGATCAAAAGATTCCTGAATTATTTTCATGTACTTTTCCTGTTCAATTCTTTTCTGTGCAAAGTAGTCATCATTACCGTCTGGGAGCAGCCTGTTGATGACTAAGCACTCTACAGTGAGACCATAAAGACAGAGATATGTGTAAGCACGTTTTGTCTCATTAATGACCATCTTCTCAGGGTTTACCACGAGGCGTATCGATGTTATTTCAGGATCTTCCAGAATCTTCTGTACATTTTTCATTCTTCCAATCAGCATCTCCAGGTCTTTGAGCAGTTCTTCTGACGGCAGCGGGGTTGACATTACCTTTCCGATGGTCATTCTTGCTACTTTGATGAGGTTGTGAATTATACGGTAGAGCTTATCCGAATACCATTCTGATGATTCAGGAAATGACAGTAGTTTAATGGTCTCTCCAGTAGGGGCGGTATCCATTACGATTACATCGTATGTTCCTTTTTTATGAAAATCATCTAAATAGAACAATGCCGACATTAGTTCCATTCCCGGGATCACCGACATCTCCTTTGAAGTGATGCCATCAAGGCCTTGTGATACGAGGAAGTCCGAAATATATTTTTGAATCTCACTCCAGCGAGTTTCTAATTCATATAACATGTCTATTTCGATTGCATCCAAGTTTTCTTCAACTCGTGTAGGCTGTCCGCAGAGCTCGGTTTCCATGGAATCCGATACTGAATGTGCAGCATCTGTGGACATTATCAATGTCCTGTAACCCTTTCTAGCACATTTAAGAGCAGTTGCAGCCGCTACAGAAGTCTTTCCGACTCCACCTTTGCCTGTGTATATGATGAGCCTCATCCCGTCACCAGGCGTTTTAGGGTTCAACCAATACTTGAATGATGCGGATGTTTTGGCAGTTTTTATGATATGTAACTGCTTTTTCTGCGTCGATACCCTGCATATTCGTTTTTATTTTTCAACTGTGCATTAAGAATCTGTGTTTTAGAAATTGGTGGACAGGAGGGGATTTGAACCCCCCCCCGCTTTAAAATATTTACTTACTTCCGCCCTGAGCTTTGTATGATTCATACGTTACAATGGTTGTAATCTCCTCAGGATCCAGCCTGTTGTCATCAGACATATCGTTCAGATATGAAGAATACGTATCGATAAAGTATCTGAACGTGTCATTGCCTAAATCTTTGAATAATTCAGGATAGAATATCTCTGCCACATATGCTACCTTTACAATTATCGGCAGGGAAGCATTGATATAAACCACATCCTGGTACGAAGATGATTTTTCCACATGTTCTGCATATTTGTCCCACATGGCCACTTCATCTTCTTTGATGAAATCCATTGACCGGAATTCGACAATATGCTCAACGCCGTCCCATTTGGTTATTGATTCCGCTTCCTGAAGCTTTTGGGATCCATCTCCTTCAAGTCCGCAAATAACATCTCCGCCCGCAAGCTTCGTTGTCACAGAATATCCGGAATTGATCTCTGCTACATGAGTCCCCATGGACATTGCAATGCATGTTGTTTTTTTGCTTACAGATTCAAGTGCATCGTTTATTTTGTTGAGAACTTTGTATGAGTCTTCCACATAATCATACGCTTTGTCTTTGCATTCTCCTCCCAGCAGATAACCTAGCGTCAAGGCAGCGTCTATTGATTCGATAGGGTTAGAACATTTGATTTTTATTATTGGTATCTGCGCTGTGTGCAGCTGATCTGCATAATTGCCCAATGCAGAATCATTTAGACATAGAATCGCACCTATTCCACCTTCTGAACTTAGTTTCGAATCTATTTCAACAATACTTGAGTATGAAGCTGCAGTTATGGCTCTGCTGCCGTCAAGTTTCTTTGAAAAACCGTTATCCATTATACTCTGGGCAACTTCATATTCAGAAGATATGTACCCCGCCACTTTCTTTTCTCCGTTTATGTATATAAGAATCGGCAGCATTTCTGAATTAATGGATATGATATTTTTCAAGGGAACTTGAACCTTTACTTTGTTGTTTTCTTGATCAACTACAATTGCTTCTGTTTCTTTACCATTGATCAATTTGTTAACAATTTCCAAGTCTTTTTCATCTACCGCGCCATCATCATTCGCATCTGCGAATTTATATGCATCTTGACTGTATTTTCCGTCAATTATGCCTTGAATGATCTCTGTATCTTCAGAGTCCAGATAATTGTCTTCATTGGCATTGCCCATTATTGATAAAGCAACATCATAATCAACGCTGTTTTTCTTATCGTCACCGCTGTTTAAGCCGATTACCGCATATGCGGCACCAACTATTATCACGACAAGGATAACAGCCACTGCAGCTATCATCTTCTTATTCATAGTATCACTTGGATATATTATCCTATATTGTATGCAAATCATATTATTTAACCAATTACTTTTTAAAATAGGCTTAATAAGACAACTTATAAATAGACGCAGAATGTTGGATAATTAATCCAATCATGATGGAAAATAGCATTCTGAAAGAGTATCACGCTGTTGCAGCCAAGAGAGCGTTGCTGATCATAGTTTTCGTATTGTTGACAGTAACTGTCGCAATACTCTCATGTGCCGTTGGTACGCATACCTCATTCTTTGACGCATATCAAATCATACTCGATCACCTGCTGGGTGCAGAATATCCATTAAGATCTCCAGAATGGTGGAACGATTTCTACATCTTTGACGGAATTTTGCCGTGTGTGGTTATGTCCATTATTGCAGGTGCAGGGCTTGCTCTGGGCGGAACTGTAATGCAGAGTATGATGGGCAACCCTCTTGCTGATCCATATACTACAGGAATCTCCTCAGGTGCTTGTCTTGGAGCCGTATCTGCTTTAATTGTTGGTTTCTCATTTTCTTCAATAGCCGGGGAATACGGCATAATCTCGAGCTCCTTTGTATGTGCGCTGATTCCTGCGATTGTTGTAATTCTGATAACAAAATACGTTAACAGCTCACCCTCTACTATGATCCTCGTAGGTACGGCAATCTCTTATTTTTTCAATGCAGTAGTGACTCTGCTGATGATCAGCACAGACTCTGATACGCTCCATTCAGCATTTTTATGGCAGATCGGTTCAGTGTCTGGGTCGACATGGAGCGATATTCCTGTCATGTTTTTAACAGTATTAATCGCTTCAATTTTGGTACAGCTTGTTTCCAATAAGCTTAACATCATGGCACTGGGTGACAACAGCGCTAAAAGTCTGGGGCTTGATGTCGGCAAATTTAGAGTCATATGTCTTATTCTTCTCTCAGTTCTTACTGCAGCGATCATAAGCTATACTGGAATCATTGGTTTCATCGGCTTGATTTCGCCGCATCTGGCAAGGTTCCTTATAGGCGGAGACAACAAATTCGTTGTACCTCTTTCTATGGCGGTAGGTGCATTTACACTTGTATTCGCGGATGCACTTTCTCGTTCTCTTCTGTCATATACTGAGATCCCAGTGGGAGTTGTAATGTCATTCATAGGAGCTCCTGTATTCTTGTACATGGTGATGAGACAGAAATCTGATAAGGAGGTGTTTTAATCTCCGTTCTTCAAGGGCACCTTATTGAAATCTATCGAAAATCAAACTCTCTAAAACTGCTGTTTATAATAATCTGTGTACTGTCGTGTCTTATAGCGTTCATATTTACTTTATCTGTAGGAATTTATCACACAACTTTCTCTGAAGCACTAAATATTATTCTGGATCATCTACAAAATAGTATCAGCGATCCTCGTGTAGATGACATCGTATGGTCACGTGTTCCCAGTGCATTAGCTGCAGTTATTGCCGGAGCAGGCCTGGCCGTCGGTGGTTGCGTCATGCAGACAATGCTGCGCAATCCTCTTGCTGATCCCTACACAATGGGTGTGTCTTCAGGCGCGTCTCTCGGCGCATCATTGGGCATTGTATATGGTCTCTTTATATTCCCAAATCTTTCTTATGACACATCACTTGTACTCAATGCATTTGTCTTTTCATTAATTCCAGTGTTTGTAGTAGTTGCAATTTCCCGAAAAAAGAACATAACACCTACAAAGATGATCCTATCTGGAATAGCTGTAATGTATGTTTTTTCTGCAATTACTTCTCTACTCATGGTTACCGCAGATCCTGAGAATCTGTCAGAGGCCTATGCGTGGAGGGTCGGGACTCTGGCATTCATCAACTGGAATGATCTGCCGGTAATGTCAGGAGTTACCATAGCTGCCATATTGGTTCTGTGGATCGGTCATCGTAAACTTAACATTATGACGTCTGGTGAACGAACTTCGCAGAGTCTCGGTGTAAACTCCCAGAAACATATGATCCTGAGCATGACTATAATCTCTCTCATGACTGCAGCAATTGTCAGCTTTACTGGGACAATTGGATTTATTGGCTTAATCGGACCGCACATAGCCAGAATTTTTGTCGGTTCAAATACAAAATATCTGATTCCAGCATCGGCAGTGTTTGGTGCTTTGTTTCTGCTCATTGCAAATACATTTGCTAAAGTTGCAGGTGAAATGGGATTGCCAGTTGGTGTAATCAGTGCATTAGTTGGTTGTCCATTATTCATATTTATTTTAATAAAAACTAGAAAAAATGCATGGTGAGGTGATATTGTGAAAATATTTGTTGATGAGATAAGCTTTGGGTACTCCAGTGTAGACGTTTTAAAAGACATATCTCTTGAGATAAATGACCCGCAGTTAGTTTCCATAATCGGTCCCAATGGTGTTGGAAAATCTACGTTTATTCACTGTTTGAATAAAATTCTCTCTCCAACTTCGGGAACTGTCTTAATTGATGATAAAAACATAGAAAACATATCAATCAAGGATCTAGCAAAATTGGTGGGATATGTTCCATATTCTGCTAACGATACCTTTCCTCTTTCTGTTACGGACACGGTTTTAATGGGAAGGCATCCGCACGGCACATGGAAATCTCTTAACAGCGACTTAAAAAAAGTAGAGGAAGTGTTAGTATTGTTGGGAATAGAGCATCTCGCGATGCGTCCCTTTAATGAACTCTCTGCAGGACAGCATCAAAAGGTAATGCTTGCCAGAGGCCTTGTGCAGGAACCGAAAATTCTTCTTTTAGATGAACCAACTTCAAATCTTGACATCAAACACCAGATAGAAGTCACTCGTATGCTGAAAGAACTGTCCAGGTTGAAGAACATGATCATAATCATGATCAGCCACGATCTCAACATTGCTGCAAAATACTCAGATAACATGATCTTAATGTCGAAAGGAAAAATACATTCCGTGGGAAAGCCGCACGAAGTCATTACTGAATCAAATCTGCGTGAAATCTATAACATTTCATCAAGGATAATTGATGATCATGGTCGACCGCATGTCATTCTTGAGGATGACGATGATGAAGAAACCATCCCTCTTTGCGATACAGCTTATGTTTCTTCAGGAAGTATAATCAACGAATCTATAAAATTAGAGGGCGCGGGTGTAGAAAAAGTCCGATCTGGTTAAGGCTGACCGATAGAAAGAAATATAAGTAACAAAGCGTTGAAGGCAGTAGTATCGCATGATTTCTAATCATGTGGTATGTTGAATCCGTGGGCTCGTGGCTTAGCCTGGATATAGCACTGGCCTTCTAAGTCAGTGGTCGGGGGTTCGAATCCCCCCGAGCTCGCCATTCAAACAAAAGCTTCATATCTAACTACCGGTTCACGGTGGAAATAAATTAGGAGATTCACGATGAAACGAAGTTCACGCGCTTGGAAAAAGCGGGGTAAACAGAGATGGAAATGGCGCAAAAAGAAAATGAGGCGCCGAAAGAGGCAACAAAGGATGCGTAAAGCATAATGCTGAACCCTGGGGGTATGGGGTAACACGGCATCCTCGCGGGCTCCAGTTATCGAGAATGACTGCGAACGGGTTTGCTGACCGGTGATGACTAACTGGAGCGCTGACTCGTTAATTCGCATGGGGTCGCTCCCCATGTGGTGGAAACCCGCTGATCTGGGTTCAAATCCCAGTGCCCCCACTTAACGCATCAATTGTTGTATCTTTGTATTGACCACCTAAACTTTTTAAGCTAGTCACTGAAACGCTGTATATATGGCCCGGTTGGGGTAGCCTGGCATCCTGTGGGACTGTGGATCCCTAGACTCGAGTTCAAATCTCGGACCGGGCCCCTTAATTACAGTTTCTTAAGTACTGTGTTTTGCATTTCTTTTCATTTATCTGATTTTCAAACAGTGGCAGGTACATCATTTTTAATTATATCCAGTCTGTATCTCCCAGAGTTATATGACACTTAATGTACTCGTTTTTTAGCATTTTTTTAATATTATCATCCAGATCTGGTCCTTTCCAGATCATGCTCATTTTTATGTCTCCAGTGTATCTTTCTTCCACAAGGAATCCTGCTGCAGACATTCTCCTGCCATACGGGTGTTCATTCGGTAAAAGACATAACAAGCTGCATGCTTCTGTTTCTGTAGCATATTGTATTGCTTTTACAATCAAAGAATCCAGAGCTTTAGTATCCTTAGGAGATATGAGCAGGTCGGCTATGGAGGCATCATTTCCCCTTCTTCCAATTATAATATACCCGACAAGCTCTTTGTTTCTTCTTGCGCAGAATGCTTTGAACTGCCCAGCTCTTGGATCAAGATATCTCCAATTGAGGTTACCGGGGCGTCTAGCCGCAATAAGATCAAAATTCTTGGAACATTTTTCAAAAAATTCTTGAAATTCCTTTCCAAATTCCGTTATCTCTTCAATTTCTATGTCTGGTGATGACGAAACCTTTCTCATTGATTTGATTGCTGAGTAAGCTATCCGTTTAGCCTTGCCCACGCTGCCCTGGAAAAATTCGTCTAAGTCTATCACACATCTAAATTGAATGAATTTCAAAGGTACGATTTCAAACCCTCTTTTTTCTAAGCTTACATAGGATGATGCTTTATTGGGAAACCCATAATCCAATTTCACGCCCAGATCTTCTTTTATGCTGTCTCTGCAGTCTGACACTCTGCTTATTAATCCCTTTCCTCTGAATTCAGGGCTGGTGCAGAGGTCGGTTCCCTGAGCCGAGAGGGTAGGCTTTCCCCGCAGAATAATTTCAGACGGTATCGAGGCAGCAGCTGAGATCAAGTTATTGTTGCATTCTGCTATGCAGACAGCAGCTTTACTTACCGGATTATCCAGATATTTCCATTTCCAATGCTCAGTTGGTACAACTCCCCTCGGAGCTCTCCATCCCATGTACATTTCTAAAAAAGGGACTATTTTCTCCTCATCCCCAAGACGATAGGGTCTTACGAAAATCTCTTCATTGATTGTTTTATCGGACATCTGCAGAATCCCGGATAGTTTCTGCAACATGTTGGATATATACCAACCGGCAAGAGGTTATAGCACGTTGTTATTTGCTATCCCGAATGAGCTACGAAGGTCCACTTGAGAAAATAGATGATTTCCGCTGGAAGATTCCGCGCGATTATAAATCCGGAATGAATACTGATGCAGTCATATATTCTGGAGGTGAAATGCTCCAGGCACTGAGAGAAGACGATGCACCAGAGCAGGCCGCAAATGTTTCATGTCTGCCGGGTATTGTAGGCAACTCTTTGGCAATGCCAGATATTCACTGGGGATATGGTTTTCCCATCGGAGGAGTTGCGGCTATGGATGCTGACGAGGGTGTAATCTCTCCAGGTGGAATTGGGTTCGATATAAATTGTGGAGTCAGGCTGGTACGCACAGATCTGGAGATTGCGGATGTCCAGCCACATATCAAAGAGTTAATCTCTACGCTTTTCAAAAACGTTCCTTCCGGAGTAGGTTCTGAAGGTCTCATCAATCTCACCAAAAGCCAGATTGATGAGGTATTGCTAGAAGGTGGAGAATGGGCAGTTAGAAATGGT from Candidatus Methanomassiliicoccus intestinalis Issoire-Mx1 encodes:
- a CDS encoding dihydroorotase; translation: MSELVIEGRAYVKGSIANWCIGIDNGKISEIGKNLKGDDRINFKDSIIFPGSIDPHVHFRDPGLTDKEDFSTGSLAAAFAGVTCVLDMPNTVPPAVSKNSLLEKKEQISKKSWVDYGLFAGCVPGSDLKSMAHYAVGFKLFMGSSTGKLLVTEESDIQKILADAKECNKVLSVHAEDENLIKKDPEKNISDHAKNRPPEAEATAINRLKESDCKVNICHVSSSAGLDALQATNFTSEVTAHHLFFDKDSIENSTYAKVNPPLRSRNDRFALMKALIDGRISMIGSDHAPHTIEDKEQEFSYAPSGMPGVETSVPVLLAMVKKGQFPLERFVNAVSEKPAEIFNLNKGSIELGKDADFMIVNPGRVEAIKVKNLHSKCGWSLFEGFDALFPQAVMLGGDLLIEEGSIVGDRAGKDVIVYSKS
- a CDS encoding YkgJ family cysteine cluster protein, translated to MSIQNLDVDLSELEGKMFTCYEECGLCCLCQAEVLPEEVPFFKKNYPKNIVQKTEPHRYTALALKNKEGPCIFLAPNRRCTIYNNRPHYCRQFPFHLYSGDRIQVELDLSCRGVWGKTGEDALVVGANMVSDHIDELREYLAQSKEVYQEFEVNCKDAGTYRSPDYLRKKVKEKIPQMISLQYLAKILDMSCEDEEMELPDDVEGREYSKKDLEISTMETGMESLIAEDIYSAPIYCDPLNRWNVFMAEDNEIEWAIMGDDGVLTPAGKIDPQKVELLSPEGDGVQIFLDYLNTLNNRDSSMGYTYYLVDDYGYEDYLANAYYGMIATSALDVLWRASLIAHINGWKLDARGMREGIIAYDMDRLDAPTIGAFL
- a CDS encoding CBS domain-containing protein — translated: MVFESNIRVSDIMVEPVTCVRDSTVREAATLMNSANSRGIVIIDKNNPVGILTETDFVEKIAAERRDPESTLVCDIMTSPVITAAPEELLSSTGKKMSSMKIRCMPVIANGELIGIVSEGDLAKLAPILIENAAERSGICSDARFERDPVSLAGYCENCENYSYDLRQTGAVSGRGPLLCAECRDLFVKDPID
- a CDS encoding FecCD family ABC transporter permease, with translation MMENSILKEYHAVAAKRALLIIVFVLLTVTVAILSCAVGTHTSFFDAYQIILDHLLGAEYPLRSPEWWNDFYIFDGILPCVVMSIIAGAGLALGGTVMQSMMGNPLADPYTTGISSGACLGAVSALIVGFSFSSIAGEYGIISSSFVCALIPAIVVILITKYVNSSPSTMILVGTAISYFFNAVVTLLMISTDSDTLHSAFLWQIGSVSGSTWSDIPVMFLTVLIASILVQLVSNKLNIMALGDNSAKSLGLDVGKFRVICLILLSVLTAAIISYTGIIGFIGLISPHLARFLIGGDNKFVVPLSMAVGAFTLVFADALSRSLLSYTEIPVGVVMSFIGAPVFLYMVMRQKSDKEVF
- a CDS encoding TIGR00296 family protein, with the translated sequence MDEDEGIFAVQLARSAVDAEISNGKVNVENTSPLFNEKRGVFVTLKTYPDGELRGCIGFSEPVYPLADAIIMAAESACHDPRFNDLTDEETITVEVSILTIPELLSVAPEDRPGAVEIGKDGLIVEQGYYKGLLLPQVATEWGWDSEEFLSHACAKAGLRSKAWKSLETRVFKFQAEIFSETSPSGDIRRYEGQ
- a CDS encoding ABC transporter ATP-binding protein translates to MKIFVDEISFGYSSVDVLKDISLEINDPQLVSIIGPNGVGKSTFIHCLNKILSPTSGTVLIDDKNIENISIKDLAKLVGYVPYSANDTFPLSVTDTVLMGRHPHGTWKSLNSDLKKVEEVLVLLGIEHLAMRPFNELSAGQHQKVMLARGLVQEPKILLLDEPTSNLDIKHQIEVTRMLKELSRLKNMIIIMISHDLNIAAKYSDNMILMSKGKIHSVGKPHEVITESNLREIYNISSRIIDDHGRPHVILEDDDDEETIPLCDTAYVSSGSIINESIKLEGAGVEKVRSG
- a CDS encoding GNAT family N-acetyltransferase, with translation MLQKLSGILQMSDKTINEEIFVRPYRLGDEEKIVPFLEMYMGWRAPRGVVPTEHWKWKYLDNPVSKAAVCIAECNNNLISAAASIPSEIILRGKPTLSAQGTDLCTSPEFRGKGLISRVSDCRDSIKEDLGVKLDYGFPNKASSYVSLEKRGFEIVPLKFIQFRCVIDLDEFFQGSVGKAKRIAYSAIKSMRKVSSSPDIEIEEITEFGKEFQEFFEKCSKNFDLIAARRPGNLNWRYLDPRAGQFKAFCARRNKELVGYIIIGRRGNDASIADLLISPKDTKALDSLIVKAIQYATETEACSLLCLLPNEHPYGRRMSAAGFLVEERYTGDIKMSMIWKGPDLDDNIKKMLKNEYIKCHITLGDTDWI
- a CDS encoding ArsA family ATPase, which produces MRLIIYTGKGGVGKTSVAAATALKCARKGYRTLIMSTDAAHSVSDSMETELCGQPTRVEENLDAIEIDMLYELETRWSEIQKYISDFLVSQGLDGITSKEMSVIPGMELMSALFYLDDFHKKGTYDVIVMDTAPTGETIKLLSFPESSEWYSDKLYRIIHNLIKVARMTIGKVMSTPLPSEELLKDLEMLIGRMKNVQKILEDPEITSIRLVVNPEKMVINETKRAYTYLCLYGLTVECLVINRLLPDGNDDYFAQKRIEQEKYMKIIQESFDPLKMLKAQQLPVELVGMKSLEYLGDMLFQDEDPTSRFTTERPIEIYSENGKDIIALRLPFMPKEKVQLYKSSDSLVVEAGQYRRSMSLPFTFIQKEPEKAEFTDGMLRIMFPGDDVSGERKPAE
- a CDS encoding FecCD family ABC transporter permease — translated: MAFIFTLSVGIYHTTFSEALNIILDHLQNSISDPRVDDIVWSRVPSALAAVIAGAGLAVGGCVMQTMLRNPLADPYTMGVSSGASLGASLGIVYGLFIFPNLSYDTSLVLNAFVFSLIPVFVVVAISRKKNITPTKMILSGIAVMYVFSAITSLLMVTADPENLSEAYAWRVGTLAFINWNDLPVMSGVTIAAILVLWIGHRKLNIMTSGERTSQSLGVNSQKHMILSMTIISLMTAAIVSFTGTIGFIGLIGPHIARIFVGSNTKYLIPASAVFGALFLLIANTFAKVAGEMGLPVGVISALVGCPLFIFILIKTRKNAW